In one Cyclopterus lumpus isolate fCycLum1 chromosome 24, fCycLum1.pri, whole genome shotgun sequence genomic region, the following are encoded:
- the lbr gene encoding delta(14)-sterol reductase LBR isoform X1 has protein sequence MRSMKMPTVRYQNGDMVMGRWPGSNLYYEVKVLDFDAKSSLYTVIYKDGTELELKEQDMKNASGFQTRSRSRSRSPGRRRSQSRSPARTTRRSSSRMAAAVTTAAITDGVTSSRKDTRLKDSLEIRLSPLPQTKAAENNGNNKHEKKEEKQKDENNTANTVNEKSEAAVEVGPDKTQGRYNLRRRKDDGDAKPVETKPKQLGEKDAKLAAAPAASLATPLDFGGKIGAYFWLLFLPAWVLFLVLQVNLEDPSLTNFPPPLPALEAFWDAQALGFVILWILFQALLYILPVGKLSEGVPLRSGKKLKYRTNGFCAVAVSSLAVAAAVHQGVDLTYIHSHFLQLTAASFLVAVLLSVYLYVRSQYAAGEQLALGGSSGNVAYDFFKGHELNPRIKEFDLKFFCEMRPGLIGWCLINFAMALAEMKQQGLDAPSYSMILVNLFQLLYVVDGLWNEEAILTTMDLMHDGFGFMLAFGDLVWVPFTYTLQAYYLVSHPNHLSLPAVAAIVTLKLVGFYIFRKSNSEKNAFRRNPSDPKLSHLQIIPTATGKSLLVSGWWGVVRHPNYLGDLLMALAWSLPCGFSHLLPWYYMIYFIILLVHRDARDMSECRRKYGSAWDEYCRTVRYRIIPRVY, from the exons AATGCTTCAGGTTTCCAGACCCGCTCTCGCTCCCGCTCCCGCTCTCCAGGCCGCCGCCGCAGCCAGTCGCGCTCCCCTGCGAGGACCACACGGCGCTCGTCCTCCCGCATGGCGGCTGCTGTCACTACTGCAGCTATAACAGATGGCGTAACTTCCTCCCGCAAGGATACAAGGCTGAAGGATTCGCTGGAGATCCGACTGAGTCCCCTG CCACAGACAAAGGCAGCTGAGAACAATGGCAACAATAagcatgaaaagaaagaagagaaacaaaaagatgagaATAACACTGCTAACACAgtaaatgag AAATCTGAGGCTGCGGTAGAGGTGGGGCCTGATAAGACCCAAGGCCGTTACAATCTGCGCCGCAGGAAGGACGATGGAGATGCCAAACCAGTTGAGACCAAACCAAAGCAGCTGGGGGAGAAGGATGCCAAGCTGGCTGCAGCTCCTGCTGCCTCCTTGGCCACCCCTCTGGACTTTGGAGGCAAGATAG gAGCGTATTTCTGGCTGCTCTTCCTGCCGGCCTGGGTTCTCTTCCTGGTTCTCCAAGTCAACCTGGAGGACCCCAGTCTGACCAacttccctcctcctctacccGCTCTTGAAGCCTTCTGGGATGCTCAGGCTCTTGGCTTTGTGATCCTCTGGATCTTATTCCAGGCCCTGCTCTACATACTTCCTGTTGGAAAG CTGAGCGAGGGAGTACCACTTCGGTCTGGGAAGAAGCTGAAGTATAGAACCAATG GTTTCTGCGCCGTCGCGGTGAGCTCTCTAGCTGTAGCAGCAGCGGTGCACCAGGGCGTTGACCTCACCTACATCCACAGCCACTTCCTGCAGCTGACTGCAGCCTCCTTCCTCGTCGCCGTCCTGCTCAGCGTCTACCTGTATGTCCGCTCTCAGTACGCTGCTGGGGAGCAGCTGGCACTGGGGGGAAGTTCTG GCAATGTGGCCTATGACTTTTTCAAAGGACACGAGCTCAATCCACGCATCAAAGAATTTGACCTGAAGTTCTTCTGCGAGATGCGccctggtctgattggctgg TGTTTGATCAACTTTGCGATGGCGCTGGCTGAGATGAAGCAGCAGGGTCTGGATGCTCCATCGTACTCTATGATCCTCGTGAACCTCTTCCAGCTGCTCTACGTGGTGGACGGCCTCTGGAATGAG GAGGCCATTCTAACCACCATGGACTTGATGCACGATGGTTTTGGCTTCATGCTGGCTTTTGGTGATCTGGTGTGGGTTCCCTTTACCTACACCCTGCAGGCCTATTACCTGGTCAGTCACCCCAACCACCTGAGCCTCCCTGCCGTTGCAGCCATAGTCACACTCAAAC TCGTTGGTTTCTACATCTTTAGGAAGTCCAACTCTGAGAAGAACGCCTTCAGGAGAAACCCATCAGACCCCAAACTGTCTC ATCTACAGATTATCCCCACGGCTACAGGAAAGAGTCTGCTGGTGTCTGGCTGGTGGGGTGTGGTCCGCCACCCTAACTACCTGGGAGACCTCTTGATGGCTCTGGCCTGGTCTCTACCCTGTG GCTTCAGCCACCTCCTGCCGTGGTACTACATGATCTACTTCATCATCCTGCTTGTGCACCGAGACGCCCGTGACATGAGCGAGTGCAGGAGGAAGTACGGCTCGGCGTGGGACGAGTACTGCAGAACTGTTCGCTACCGGATCATTCCTCGCGTCTACTGA
- the lbr gene encoding delta(14)-sterol reductase LBR isoform X4: MRSMKMPTVRYQNGDMVMGRWPGSNLYYEVKVLDFDAKSSLYTVIYKDGTELELKEQDMKNASGFQTRSRSRSRSPGRRRSQSRSPARTTRRSSSRMAAAVTTAAITDGVTSSRKDTRLKDSLEIRLSPLKSEAAVEVGPDKTQGRYNLRRRKDDGDAKPVETKPKQLGEKDAKLAAAPAASLATPLDFGGKIGAYFWLLFLPAWVLFLVLQVNLEDPSLTNFPPPLPALEAFWDAQALGFVILWILFQALLYILPVGKLSEGVPLRSGKKLKYRTNGFCAVAVSSLAVAAAVHQGVDLTYIHSHFLQLTAASFLVAVLLSVYLYVRSQYAAGEQLALGGSSGNVAYDFFKGHELNPRIKEFDLKFFCEMRPGLIGWCLINFAMALAEMKQQGLDAPSYSMILVNLFQLLYVVDGLWNEEAILTTMDLMHDGFGFMLAFGDLVWVPFTYTLQAYYLVSHPNHLSLPAVAAIVTLKLVGFYIFRKSNSEKNAFRRNPSDPKLSHLQIIPTATGKSLLVSGWWGVVRHPNYLGDLLMALAWSLPCGFSHLLPWYYMIYFIILLVHRDARDMSECRRKYGSAWDEYCRTVRYRIIPRVY; the protein is encoded by the exons AATGCTTCAGGTTTCCAGACCCGCTCTCGCTCCCGCTCCCGCTCTCCAGGCCGCCGCCGCAGCCAGTCGCGCTCCCCTGCGAGGACCACACGGCGCTCGTCCTCCCGCATGGCGGCTGCTGTCACTACTGCAGCTATAACAGATGGCGTAACTTCCTCCCGCAAGGATACAAGGCTGAAGGATTCGCTGGAGATCCGACTGAGTCCCCTG AAATCTGAGGCTGCGGTAGAGGTGGGGCCTGATAAGACCCAAGGCCGTTACAATCTGCGCCGCAGGAAGGACGATGGAGATGCCAAACCAGTTGAGACCAAACCAAAGCAGCTGGGGGAGAAGGATGCCAAGCTGGCTGCAGCTCCTGCTGCCTCCTTGGCCACCCCTCTGGACTTTGGAGGCAAGATAG gAGCGTATTTCTGGCTGCTCTTCCTGCCGGCCTGGGTTCTCTTCCTGGTTCTCCAAGTCAACCTGGAGGACCCCAGTCTGACCAacttccctcctcctctacccGCTCTTGAAGCCTTCTGGGATGCTCAGGCTCTTGGCTTTGTGATCCTCTGGATCTTATTCCAGGCCCTGCTCTACATACTTCCTGTTGGAAAG CTGAGCGAGGGAGTACCACTTCGGTCTGGGAAGAAGCTGAAGTATAGAACCAATG GTTTCTGCGCCGTCGCGGTGAGCTCTCTAGCTGTAGCAGCAGCGGTGCACCAGGGCGTTGACCTCACCTACATCCACAGCCACTTCCTGCAGCTGACTGCAGCCTCCTTCCTCGTCGCCGTCCTGCTCAGCGTCTACCTGTATGTCCGCTCTCAGTACGCTGCTGGGGAGCAGCTGGCACTGGGGGGAAGTTCTG GCAATGTGGCCTATGACTTTTTCAAAGGACACGAGCTCAATCCACGCATCAAAGAATTTGACCTGAAGTTCTTCTGCGAGATGCGccctggtctgattggctgg TGTTTGATCAACTTTGCGATGGCGCTGGCTGAGATGAAGCAGCAGGGTCTGGATGCTCCATCGTACTCTATGATCCTCGTGAACCTCTTCCAGCTGCTCTACGTGGTGGACGGCCTCTGGAATGAG GAGGCCATTCTAACCACCATGGACTTGATGCACGATGGTTTTGGCTTCATGCTGGCTTTTGGTGATCTGGTGTGGGTTCCCTTTACCTACACCCTGCAGGCCTATTACCTGGTCAGTCACCCCAACCACCTGAGCCTCCCTGCCGTTGCAGCCATAGTCACACTCAAAC TCGTTGGTTTCTACATCTTTAGGAAGTCCAACTCTGAGAAGAACGCCTTCAGGAGAAACCCATCAGACCCCAAACTGTCTC ATCTACAGATTATCCCCACGGCTACAGGAAAGAGTCTGCTGGTGTCTGGCTGGTGGGGTGTGGTCCGCCACCCTAACTACCTGGGAGACCTCTTGATGGCTCTGGCCTGGTCTCTACCCTGTG GCTTCAGCCACCTCCTGCCGTGGTACTACATGATCTACTTCATCATCCTGCTTGTGCACCGAGACGCCCGTGACATGAGCGAGTGCAGGAGGAAGTACGGCTCGGCGTGGGACGAGTACTGCAGAACTGTTCGCTACCGGATCATTCCTCGCGTCTACTGA
- the lbr gene encoding delta(14)-sterol reductase LBR isoform X3, with the protein MRSMKMPTVRYQNGDMVMGRWPGSNLYYEVKVLDFDAKSSLYTVIYKDGTELELKEQDMKNASGFQTRSRSRSRSPGRRRSQSRSPARTTRRSSSRMAAAVTTAAITDGVTSSRKDTRLKDSLEIRLSPLPQTKAAENNGNNKHEKKEEKQKDENNTANTVNEKSEAAVEVGPDKTQGRYNLRRRKDDGDAKPVETKPKQLGEKDAKLAAAPAASLATPLDFGGAYFWLLFLPAWVLFLVLQVNLEDPSLTNFPPPLPALEAFWDAQALGFVILWILFQALLYILPVGKLSEGVPLRSGKKLKYRTNGFCAVAVSSLAVAAAVHQGVDLTYIHSHFLQLTAASFLVAVLLSVYLYVRSQYAAGEQLALGGSSGNVAYDFFKGHELNPRIKEFDLKFFCEMRPGLIGWCLINFAMALAEMKQQGLDAPSYSMILVNLFQLLYVVDGLWNEEAILTTMDLMHDGFGFMLAFGDLVWVPFTYTLQAYYLVSHPNHLSLPAVAAIVTLKLVGFYIFRKSNSEKNAFRRNPSDPKLSHLQIIPTATGKSLLVSGWWGVVRHPNYLGDLLMALAWSLPCGFSHLLPWYYMIYFIILLVHRDARDMSECRRKYGSAWDEYCRTVRYRIIPRVY; encoded by the exons AATGCTTCAGGTTTCCAGACCCGCTCTCGCTCCCGCTCCCGCTCTCCAGGCCGCCGCCGCAGCCAGTCGCGCTCCCCTGCGAGGACCACACGGCGCTCGTCCTCCCGCATGGCGGCTGCTGTCACTACTGCAGCTATAACAGATGGCGTAACTTCCTCCCGCAAGGATACAAGGCTGAAGGATTCGCTGGAGATCCGACTGAGTCCCCTG CCACAGACAAAGGCAGCTGAGAACAATGGCAACAATAagcatgaaaagaaagaagagaaacaaaaagatgagaATAACACTGCTAACACAgtaaatgag AAATCTGAGGCTGCGGTAGAGGTGGGGCCTGATAAGACCCAAGGCCGTTACAATCTGCGCCGCAGGAAGGACGATGGAGATGCCAAACCAGTTGAGACCAAACCAAAGCAGCTGGGGGAGAAGGATGCCAAGCTGGCTGCAGCTCCTGCTGCCTCCTTGGCCACCCCTCTGGACTTTGGAG gAGCGTATTTCTGGCTGCTCTTCCTGCCGGCCTGGGTTCTCTTCCTGGTTCTCCAAGTCAACCTGGAGGACCCCAGTCTGACCAacttccctcctcctctacccGCTCTTGAAGCCTTCTGGGATGCTCAGGCTCTTGGCTTTGTGATCCTCTGGATCTTATTCCAGGCCCTGCTCTACATACTTCCTGTTGGAAAG CTGAGCGAGGGAGTACCACTTCGGTCTGGGAAGAAGCTGAAGTATAGAACCAATG GTTTCTGCGCCGTCGCGGTGAGCTCTCTAGCTGTAGCAGCAGCGGTGCACCAGGGCGTTGACCTCACCTACATCCACAGCCACTTCCTGCAGCTGACTGCAGCCTCCTTCCTCGTCGCCGTCCTGCTCAGCGTCTACCTGTATGTCCGCTCTCAGTACGCTGCTGGGGAGCAGCTGGCACTGGGGGGAAGTTCTG GCAATGTGGCCTATGACTTTTTCAAAGGACACGAGCTCAATCCACGCATCAAAGAATTTGACCTGAAGTTCTTCTGCGAGATGCGccctggtctgattggctgg TGTTTGATCAACTTTGCGATGGCGCTGGCTGAGATGAAGCAGCAGGGTCTGGATGCTCCATCGTACTCTATGATCCTCGTGAACCTCTTCCAGCTGCTCTACGTGGTGGACGGCCTCTGGAATGAG GAGGCCATTCTAACCACCATGGACTTGATGCACGATGGTTTTGGCTTCATGCTGGCTTTTGGTGATCTGGTGTGGGTTCCCTTTACCTACACCCTGCAGGCCTATTACCTGGTCAGTCACCCCAACCACCTGAGCCTCCCTGCCGTTGCAGCCATAGTCACACTCAAAC TCGTTGGTTTCTACATCTTTAGGAAGTCCAACTCTGAGAAGAACGCCTTCAGGAGAAACCCATCAGACCCCAAACTGTCTC ATCTACAGATTATCCCCACGGCTACAGGAAAGAGTCTGCTGGTGTCTGGCTGGTGGGGTGTGGTCCGCCACCCTAACTACCTGGGAGACCTCTTGATGGCTCTGGCCTGGTCTCTACCCTGTG GCTTCAGCCACCTCCTGCCGTGGTACTACATGATCTACTTCATCATCCTGCTTGTGCACCGAGACGCCCGTGACATGAGCGAGTGCAGGAGGAAGTACGGCTCGGCGTGGGACGAGTACTGCAGAACTGTTCGCTACCGGATCATTCCTCGCGTCTACTGA
- the lbr gene encoding delta(14)-sterol reductase LBR isoform X2, whose translation MKMPTVRYQNGDMVMGRWPGSNLYYEVKVLDFDAKSSLYTVIYKDGTELELKEQDMKNASGFQTRSRSRSRSPGRRRSQSRSPARTTRRSSSRMAAAVTTAAITDGVTSSRKDTRLKDSLEIRLSPLPQTKAAENNGNNKHEKKEEKQKDENNTANTVNEKSEAAVEVGPDKTQGRYNLRRRKDDGDAKPVETKPKQLGEKDAKLAAAPAASLATPLDFGGKIGAYFWLLFLPAWVLFLVLQVNLEDPSLTNFPPPLPALEAFWDAQALGFVILWILFQALLYILPVGKLSEGVPLRSGKKLKYRTNGFCAVAVSSLAVAAAVHQGVDLTYIHSHFLQLTAASFLVAVLLSVYLYVRSQYAAGEQLALGGSSGNVAYDFFKGHELNPRIKEFDLKFFCEMRPGLIGWCLINFAMALAEMKQQGLDAPSYSMILVNLFQLLYVVDGLWNEEAILTTMDLMHDGFGFMLAFGDLVWVPFTYTLQAYYLVSHPNHLSLPAVAAIVTLKLVGFYIFRKSNSEKNAFRRNPSDPKLSHLQIIPTATGKSLLVSGWWGVVRHPNYLGDLLMALAWSLPCGFSHLLPWYYMIYFIILLVHRDARDMSECRRKYGSAWDEYCRTVRYRIIPRVY comes from the exons AATGCTTCAGGTTTCCAGACCCGCTCTCGCTCCCGCTCCCGCTCTCCAGGCCGCCGCCGCAGCCAGTCGCGCTCCCCTGCGAGGACCACACGGCGCTCGTCCTCCCGCATGGCGGCTGCTGTCACTACTGCAGCTATAACAGATGGCGTAACTTCCTCCCGCAAGGATACAAGGCTGAAGGATTCGCTGGAGATCCGACTGAGTCCCCTG CCACAGACAAAGGCAGCTGAGAACAATGGCAACAATAagcatgaaaagaaagaagagaaacaaaaagatgagaATAACACTGCTAACACAgtaaatgag AAATCTGAGGCTGCGGTAGAGGTGGGGCCTGATAAGACCCAAGGCCGTTACAATCTGCGCCGCAGGAAGGACGATGGAGATGCCAAACCAGTTGAGACCAAACCAAAGCAGCTGGGGGAGAAGGATGCCAAGCTGGCTGCAGCTCCTGCTGCCTCCTTGGCCACCCCTCTGGACTTTGGAGGCAAGATAG gAGCGTATTTCTGGCTGCTCTTCCTGCCGGCCTGGGTTCTCTTCCTGGTTCTCCAAGTCAACCTGGAGGACCCCAGTCTGACCAacttccctcctcctctacccGCTCTTGAAGCCTTCTGGGATGCTCAGGCTCTTGGCTTTGTGATCCTCTGGATCTTATTCCAGGCCCTGCTCTACATACTTCCTGTTGGAAAG CTGAGCGAGGGAGTACCACTTCGGTCTGGGAAGAAGCTGAAGTATAGAACCAATG GTTTCTGCGCCGTCGCGGTGAGCTCTCTAGCTGTAGCAGCAGCGGTGCACCAGGGCGTTGACCTCACCTACATCCACAGCCACTTCCTGCAGCTGACTGCAGCCTCCTTCCTCGTCGCCGTCCTGCTCAGCGTCTACCTGTATGTCCGCTCTCAGTACGCTGCTGGGGAGCAGCTGGCACTGGGGGGAAGTTCTG GCAATGTGGCCTATGACTTTTTCAAAGGACACGAGCTCAATCCACGCATCAAAGAATTTGACCTGAAGTTCTTCTGCGAGATGCGccctggtctgattggctgg TGTTTGATCAACTTTGCGATGGCGCTGGCTGAGATGAAGCAGCAGGGTCTGGATGCTCCATCGTACTCTATGATCCTCGTGAACCTCTTCCAGCTGCTCTACGTGGTGGACGGCCTCTGGAATGAG GAGGCCATTCTAACCACCATGGACTTGATGCACGATGGTTTTGGCTTCATGCTGGCTTTTGGTGATCTGGTGTGGGTTCCCTTTACCTACACCCTGCAGGCCTATTACCTGGTCAGTCACCCCAACCACCTGAGCCTCCCTGCCGTTGCAGCCATAGTCACACTCAAAC TCGTTGGTTTCTACATCTTTAGGAAGTCCAACTCTGAGAAGAACGCCTTCAGGAGAAACCCATCAGACCCCAAACTGTCTC ATCTACAGATTATCCCCACGGCTACAGGAAAGAGTCTGCTGGTGTCTGGCTGGTGGGGTGTGGTCCGCCACCCTAACTACCTGGGAGACCTCTTGATGGCTCTGGCCTGGTCTCTACCCTGTG GCTTCAGCCACCTCCTGCCGTGGTACTACATGATCTACTTCATCATCCTGCTTGTGCACCGAGACGCCCGTGACATGAGCGAGTGCAGGAGGAAGTACGGCTCGGCGTGGGACGAGTACTGCAGAACTGTTCGCTACCGGATCATTCCTCGCGTCTACTGA